AAATACCACACTCTTCTCTTAATTTTAAATCTCCGGTACAATACCTTCTTGAAAATCATTATGAGTGCCATATGTATTGGACTTATACATGATCTATTTCATTTGGCTTTGATACGTTACAATAATCTATTGTATATTACAAAGTGCGATATATTGATTTTACAGCACAGTTTCATAGTATGTAAAGAGTTAAGCTAATGATTACAGCTGCAACGGTAAGCGATGCAAGGATCACTCCAGCTACTACCCCCTCGATAATTCCCTCTATTGTCGCTCTCAATGTATTTATGGCTCTCATATCTGCATTATAGCGTAGTGCCTTGGATGTCCACATAATGGACACCATGAGGCGCATTTTTGCAAAGGTACTGAGTAAAAAACAACGAGGCGGGTAGTGCAAGCCCCGACATTTTTTTAGCTGAAGTAAAAAATAAAAAGGTGATATATGAAAGAGGTATATGGTACTGATGCTGATCTTGGATGGTAGTTATATTTAGTCAACTCTTGGACTCAACAACAGCATAGAAGCCCCTACATTATCGGCTTTTGCAGAAGTTTACTAACTATAACCGAATTAACACTAACGCTATAACCAAAGGCAACGCAATGGAAGTTATCGTTTTGCTTATCATCTCCTACTTAATTGTGAGCATACTCCACGCAAGAGCCGAGTATGTACTTATCCCCCTGGTGTGGATCGTCTTGCTTGACTCCTCTAAAGAGGTAACTGCACTCACAATCTTTGCAGGAGTAACTCTATCCTTATTGGTGCTGGGCTGCTGCAAGATGGCAGACGACATAAAAAAATCCATTAAAAGATGGATGGCAAAAAACTTTTTTTAACTCTATTTACCAACTTTATTCACTCCTACTCTTTAAGGTTAAAAAAATAAAGATGTTTGAAAAGCATACTTTTCAATACTATTAGCCCCATTTTTTACCGCTTATAGACTTCAAAAATCTAAGTTTAAGGATACGAACCTTAAATGGATTGATTTTTATCTCTATTGATTAAGATTTATAACCATTTATAGATTTAGAAGCTTAATTCTTAAAAAAATGATATAGCTCTTTTGATTTATGATAATTGCTTATGATGTATATGTATTGATTTCGTTACTAATAATAGCATAATTCTATAATCATAGGAAAAGTTTATGAGTAGTTACAAGTTGTGATTAAAAAGAGGACACCCAGGAGGACACCCACCGCTTTCTTAAACTTTTCAAAACCCTCTAAAATATCGATTTTATGGTATGTCCCGGGCGGGATTCGAACCCACGACCTTCGGATTAGGAATCCGATGCTCTATCCTGCTGAGCTACCGGGACGCACAAACATATATTGTACCAGTAGGAGTAAAGGCACTATGAGGAGTATTTGGCTCGCTCTCTAAGCGATCACCTGGCTGTAATCTTATCGTCTTACCATCTTGTGTAATTTCTAAAACACCATCAATTATCCATCGCACTTCATAGTGTGGATGTGAATGCACTGGATAGCTTGTATGTGGCTCGTCATGCCATGTGAAGATATTGAAGAAACCCTCCTTTTGGAGAGTCTCTTTGATTGTTTTTTCGTCTCTTATACCGGTTTTTATAACCTTAGCCATTACGTTTTTTGATGATCTCATCTGCAACGTTTTTAGGTACCTCTTCATAATGATCAAATTCCATAGAGTAAGTACCTCGACCCTGTGTGAAAGATCGTAAATCAGTTGAATATCCAAACATCTCTGCAAGTGGAACCATAGCAGTTACGATTTTGTTACCTGCTCTATCTTCCATGCTTTGTACTTGACCACGTCTTCTGTTGATATCACCAATCACATCACCCATGTACTCTTCCGGAACTTCGACCTCTACTTTCATGATTGGCTCAAGAAGTACCGGATTTGCTTTTTTCGCTGCTTCTTTAAAAGCCATAGATCCAGCGATTTTAAATGCCATTTCACTAGAGTCAACATCGTGGTAGCTTCCATCATAAAGTGTAGCTTTTACATCAACTACTGGATATCCAGCTACAACACCGTTTTGCATTGCCTCTTGGATACCTTTATCAACTGCTGGGATATACTCTTTTGGAATAACACCACCGGTGATGTTGTTTACAAACTCATACCCTTTACCAGGCTCTTGTGGTTCAAGTTTGATAAATACATGACCATATTGACCACGACCACCAGACTGTTTTGCATATTTGTACTCTTGATCAACAGGAGCTTTGATAGTTTCTCTATATGCAACTTGTGGCTGACCAACTTCTGCATCTACTTTAAATTCACGCTTCATTCGATCAACGATGATTTCAAGGTGCAATTCGCCCATACCAGAAATAATTGTCTGACCAGTCTCTTCATCAGTATGAACTCTAAAGCTTGGATCCTCTTCTGCAAGTTTCGCTAATGCTGTAGCCATTTTCTCTTGGTCTGCTTTTGTTTTTGGCTCAACTGCAACAGAGATAACTGGCTCTGGGAACTCCATCTTTTCCAAAATAACTGGATGATTTTCATCACAAAGAGTATCACCAGTTAGTGTATATTTAAGTCCAACAACTGCACCAATCTCACCTGCTGGAAGCTCTTTAATCTCTTCACGCTTATTTGCATGCATTTTGAGAAGTCGACCAACGCGCTCTTTTTTCTCTTTTGTTGAGTTAAGTACATAGCTTCCGCTAGCAATCTGTCCTCTATAGACTCGAATGAATGAGAGCTGTCCAACAAATGGGTCTGTCATAATTTTGAATGCAAGTGCAGCAAATGGCCCATTGTCTGTAGATTCAACACTTACTTCCTCTCCCGTTTTTGGATCAATTCCTTTGATCCAGCTAACTTCTGTTGGGGCTGGAAGATAATCAACAACTGCATCAAGGAGTGTTTGTACCCCTTTATTTTTAAATGCACTACCACAAAGCATTGGCGTGATAGTCATATCTAGAGTACCTTTTTTGATACCTTTTTTGATCTCTTCTATTGTAAGCTCTTCACCACCAAGATATTTATCTAAAAGCTCTTCATCAGTTTCAGCAACAGCTTCGATAAGTTTTTCTCTATACTCTTCTGCTTTTTCTTTAAGATCTTCTGGGATATCGATTACTTCATATTTTGCTCCCATTGTCTCATCATCCCAGACAATTCCTTTCATCTCTACAAGATCAACAACTCCACGGAAGTTGTCTTCTGCACCTATAGGAATCTGAATAGGAACTGGATTAGCTTTGAGTCTTTCACGAATCTGATTTTCAACATTGAAAAAGTCTGCTCCAATTCTATCCATTTTGTTTACAAAAACGATTCTTGGAACATGGTATTTATTTGCCTGTCTCCATACTGTCTCAGACTGAGGCTGCACACCACCAACAGCACAAAAAACTGCTACAGCACCATCAAGAACACGCATACTTCGCTCAACTTCAATTGTAAAGTCCACGTGTCCTGGAGTATCGATAATGTTAATTTGGTGATCTTTCCAAAAACATGTAGTTGCAGCAGAAGTAATGGTGATACCGCGCTCTTTTTCCTGATCCATCCAGTCCATTGTCGCAGCACCTTCGTGCACCTCACCTATTTTATGAGAGATTCCTGTGTAGTAGAGAATTCGCTCTGTCGTAGTGGTTTTTCCTGCATCAATATGTGCAGCAATACCTATATTTCTAACCTTTTCTATAGGAGTCTTTCTTGCCATCTGTTATCCTTTATCGTTTTTGGAGAATTATGTTTTTATATGTGTAGTAACGAGAGAAGTTCTCTCGTTCTTTGAAGAAATCCGTAATATCGGTTTTTTTTACCATCTGTAGTGTGCAAATGCTTTATTGGCTTCTGCCATTTTGTAAGTATCTTCTTTCTTCTTATATGCTGCTCCGCGTTTATTCGCAGCATCAAGAAGTTCATTTGCCAAACGCTCAGCCATTGTACGTTCATTTCTGTTTCTGGCTGCATCCACTATCCATCTAATTGCTAGAGATTGTTGCCTTACTGGTCTTACTTCAACCGGTACTTGGTAAGTCGCCCCGCCTACTCTTCTACTTTTTACTTCAAGCAAAGGTTTAACATTTTCAATCGCTTCATTAAAGACATCAATACCTTTTGCTTCTTTGTCTTTTTCTTCAATTAACTTCAATGCATTGTAAAAAATCTTTTGTGCAACACTTTTCTTTCCGTCCCACATCAATTTATTAATAAACTTTGTTACCAATTTACTGCCATAAATAGGATCCGGCATTACTTCTCGTACTGGCGCTCTTCTTCTTCTCACTTCTAGCTCCCTTCAATTTTTTAATTTACTCAGACGACTAAGCCTCGCCTGTGGCTATGAGTGAGTCATTAAATCTCTTTAATTTCTCACTATTTTTTTACGATTATTTTGGTTTTTTAGTACCGTATTTTGATCGTGATTTCTTTCTGTTTGCAACACCCGCAGTATCGAGTGCTCCTCTAACAATGTGATATTTCACACCTGGTAAGTCTTTTACCCTACCACCACGTACTAGAACAATAGAGTGTTCTTGGAGGTTGTGACCTTCACCTGGAATATAGCTAATTACCTCATATCCTGAAGTAAGTCTTACCTTTGCAACTTTACGAAGTGCAGAGTTTGGTTTTTTAGGTGTAGTAGTATAAACTCTTGTACATACTCCTCTTCTTTGAGGGCATTTTACAAGAGCAGGCGATTTAGACTTTTTAATGACCTTTTTTCTCTCTTTTCTTACCAACTGGTTGATTGTAGGCACGTTCTCTTCCTTTCTCTAAAATTAGTGGCTAATTATATGGAAATTTAAATTATATTTAGCTTAAATTAAACTTTATATAAGTTTGACGAGGTTACTCCTCGCCACCTACTTTTATCTCTATATCCTCTTTACGATAAAGACCTGTACCCACAGGAATTAAACGACCAATAATAACGTTTTCTTTGAGATCTTCGAGATAATCTACTTTTGCACTAATGCTCGCTTCAGTAAGTACTTTTGTTGTATCTTGGAACGATGCTGCACTGATAACTGAGTCTGAACTTACTGCTGCACGTGTAATACCGACAAGTACCGGTTCCGCAATAGCCGGTTGTCCTCCAAGTCTTTGGATTCTTGCATTCTCTTTTCTAAACTCTTTTTTACTCACAAGATCGCCAGGGATAAATTTTGTATCCCCGCTGTCGAGAATTTTCACTTGTCTGAGCATTTGAGAAACAATTATTTCTATGTGTTTATCCGCAATGTTAACACCCTGGCGTCGATAGACTTGTTGAATCTCAGTGACCATGTAGTACATTAATGCTTTTTCACCAAGAGTACGTAAAATATCGTGACCACTTATTGTACCGTCTGTAAGTCTCTCACCAGCATGGACAAACTCGCCATTATGCACAAGAATTTGTCTGTTTTTATCGATTAAGTACTCTACTGTTTGTCCAGTATCTGCAGTTATGATAATACGTTGCTTACCGCGACTCGGTTTTCCAAAACTTACAACTCCATCAATTTCTGCCACAACTGCTGGATCTTTTGGACGTCTTGCTTCAAAGAGCTCACTTACTCTTGGAAGACCTCCTGTAATATCTCTCGATTTCGCAGCTGCTTTTGGTGTTTTTGCCAATGTTTGCGCTAACTTTACTTCTTGTCCGCTTTGCACATAGATAGCGGTTTTAGGCTCTAGTACATATCTAATTACATCACTACCATCTTTTGGTGCCAATACAATAGTTGGCTTATATTCAGGCGGAACATACTCGTTGATTGTCAGCCTTGTCTCACCAGTAAACTCATCAACCTGCTCGACAGCTGTTACACCTGCAATAACATCTTCAAATGTAACAACCCCCTCCTTTTCTGCAATAATTGGTATAGAGTATGGATCCCACTCTGCTATAACTGTTTTATCTGTTTTTGCAGGTACTGCAATAATGGTATCTTTCGATACTTTTTGGTTATCTTCTACCTCGATAATAGAGCCTCTTGCAATGTAGTGGCGCGCTGCTTCTCTTCCTTCCTCATCAGCAATGACAGCAAAAAGCCCTTTTTCATCTATCTTTTCACCTTTTTTCACTTCATGGAAGCGCTCAAGATAATCGCCTTTGAGTTTATAAAATTTCACTTCACCTTCTGCGCCACTGATAATTTTTTGCGTTACAGGAGCACCGTCACGCACTTTAAGTTCAGCTGCATATGGGATACGATTAGGAACATTCCATCCCTCTTTGATGATTTCAACAATGCTTTCGCCCTCTTTTACTTGCGTTCCACTCTCATAAGGAAGATAGAGTTTACCTTCTATTTTACCACTTACTCCAGCAAGCTCATTTGGTTTTGCAAAATCTCCCTTTTTAAAGCTATAGCGTACTTTCTCATCGCCATTTTGCAAAGTAATGAGCACTTCATCGTGAACACTCTTAATTTCAAGTGTACCATCAAAAAGTGCTTTTACTTTTGGCTCAACAAGTAAAACTCCTGCGTTACGTCTATTTGCAACAATAATTTTGCCATTTTCGGCTTCATATGTTTTGAGATTGTAGTAGCGTATAAAACCCTCTTTGGTTGCAACTACTTGTCGCTCTTCAGCTGCTCTACTAGCAGTACCACCAACGTGGAAAGTTCGTAGTGTCAACTGTGTTCCTGGCTCACCAATTGATTGTGCTGCAATAATTCCTACGGCTTCACCCGGTTTGACAAGTTTTCCTTCTCCCATATTGAGTCCATAACACTTCGCACAAACACCCTTTTCGGCTTTACAAGTAATAGGTGTACGAATAACAACGGACTTTATTCCTGCTTCCACAATTTTCTTCGTTTTCTCCTCATCAAGGAGTGTACCCTCTGCAAAGAGGATCTCTTTGGTAATAGGATCTATAACATCTTGTGCCAAAACGCGACCATAGATTCTATCTTCAAGCGGCTCAATAAGCTCGTTACCTACTGAGATCTCTGTAATCTCAACGCCTTCATGCGTTCCACAATCATCAATTGTAACTTTGACATTTTGTGCAACATCAACAAGTTTTCTTGTCAAATATCCTGCGTTTGCAGTTTTAAGAGCCGTATCTGCAAGACCCTTTCTTGCTCCGTGAGTTGAGATGAAATACTCTAAAACGTTAAGTCCCTCTTTAAAGTTAGAAATAATTGGTGTCTCAATAATAGTTCCATCAGGTTTTGCCATAAGCCCGCGCATACCAGCTAGCTGTCTAATCTGCGCTGAGCTACCACGTGCACCAGAGTCTGCCATCATATACACAGAGTTGAAACCATCTTTATCGTTTTTCATAAGCTCCATCATCTCATTTGCAACAGCATTTGTTGTATCTGTCCAAATATCGATAATTTTGTTATAGCGCTCTTGCTCTGTCAGTAAACCCGCTTGGAACTGCTGTTGGATCTCTTTTACTTTTCTTTTTGCCTCTTCGATGAGTTTTTTCTTCGCCTCAGGCACTTTGATATCGTATGCACTAATTGAAATCCCTGTAAGAGTAGAGTATTTAAATCCAAGCTCTTTGAGATTATCCAAAAATTCAGCTGTAATTTTTGGTCCAGCCTCTTTAAATACATAATCAACAAGTGTAGCAATATCTTTTTTCTTCAATACCCTATTCCATAAATCCACTGGAACAAAATCTGGCAATATAGATTTTATAATGAGGCGTCCTGCAGTAGTATAGACTACATGTCCATCTACTTTTGTACGTACTTTTGCATTTATATCGAGATTTCCAGACTCTAATGCAATCATAATCTCATCAACATCTGCAAAAAGCTTATTTGTACCCTTTACTCCCTCTTTCTCTTTAGAAAGATAGTAGATACCAAGTACCATATCTTGCGTTGGTACTGCAATTGCACGTCCTGATGCAGGAAGCAAGATGTTCATGGAGCTGAGCATCAATATTTTACACTCAGCAATCGCCTCTTCAGTCAAAGGCACATGCACTGCCATCTGGTCGCCATCAAAGTCTGCGTTGAATGCAGAACAGACAAGTGGATGGAGTTGAATAGCTTTCCCATCGATGAGGACTGGGTGAAATGCCTGGATTGATAGTTTATGGAGTGTCGGTGCACGGTTGAGAAGTACAGGATACTCCTCAACTATCTCTTGGAGGCACTCCCATACTTCATTTTCTCTATCTTCTATCATCTTTTTAGCAGTTTTGAGGGTTGTTGCATAACCCTTTTCTTCGAGTTTTGCAAGAAGATGAGGTTTGAAAAGTTCCAAAGCCATCAGTTTTGGAAGACCACACTGATCCATACGCAAGTTTGGTCCAACTACA
The Nitratiruptor tergarcus DSM 16512 genome window above contains:
- the rpsL gene encoding 30S ribosomal protein S12, with the protein product MPTINQLVRKERKKVIKKSKSPALVKCPQRRGVCTRVYTTTPKKPNSALRKVAKVRLTSGYEVISYIPGEGHNLQEHSIVLVRGGRVKDLPGVKYHIVRGALDTAGVANRKKSRSKYGTKKPK
- the rpoC gene encoding DNA-directed RNA polymerase subunit beta' translates to MKRLIPIEIGEEQRPKDIQAIQFRLASPEKILSWSHGEVKKPETINYRTLKPERDGLFCAKIFGPIKDYECLCGKYKKMRYKGVVCEKCGVEVTVSKVRRSRMGHIELVTPVAHIWYVNSLPSRIGTLLGVKMKDLERVLYYEAYIVKEPGEAYYDFEKKNPVKKYDVLNEEQYQQLMQHFGDTGFDARMGGEVVKELLEEFDLIEAFEQLKEEMRNTTSEAKRKTVVKRLKVIESFLNSGNKPEWMMLTVIPVLPPDLRPLVALDGGKFAVSDVNDLYRRVINRNQRLKRLLDLDAPEIIVRNEKRMLQEAVDALIDNGRRGNAVKGANKRPLKSLSEIIKGKQGRFRQNLLGKRVDFSGRSVIVVGPNLRMDQCGLPKLMALELFKPHLLAKLEEKGYATTLKTAKKMIEDRENEVWECLQEIVEEYPVLLNRAPTLHKLSIQAFHPVLIDGKAIQLHPLVCSAFNADFDGDQMAVHVPLTEEAIAECKILMLSSMNILLPASGRAIAVPTQDMVLGIYYLSKEKEGVKGTNKLFADVDEIMIALESGNLDINAKVRTKVDGHVVYTTAGRLIIKSILPDFVPVDLWNRVLKKKDIATLVDYVFKEAGPKITAEFLDNLKELGFKYSTLTGISISAYDIKVPEAKKKLIEEAKRKVKEIQQQFQAGLLTEQERYNKIIDIWTDTTNAVANEMMELMKNDKDGFNSVYMMADSGARGSSAQIRQLAGMRGLMAKPDGTIIETPIISNFKEGLNVLEYFISTHGARKGLADTALKTANAGYLTRKLVDVAQNVKVTIDDCGTHEGVEITEISVGNELIEPLEDRIYGRVLAQDVIDPITKEILFAEGTLLDEEKTKKIVEAGIKSVVIRTPITCKAEKGVCAKCYGLNMGEGKLVKPGEAVGIIAAQSIGEPGTQLTLRTFHVGGTASRAAEERQVVATKEGFIRYYNLKTYEAENGKIIVANRRNAGVLLVEPKVKALFDGTLEIKSVHDEVLITLQNGDEKVRYSFKKGDFAKPNELAGVSGKIEGKLYLPYESGTQVKEGESIVEIIKEGWNVPNRIPYAAELKVRDGAPVTQKIISGAEGEVKFYKLKGDYLERFHEVKKGEKIDEKGLFAVIADEEGREAARHYIARGSIIEVEDNQKVSKDTIIAVPAKTDKTVIAEWDPYSIPIIAEKEGVVTFEDVIAGVTAVEQVDEFTGETRLTINEYVPPEYKPTIVLAPKDGSDVIRYVLEPKTAIYVQSGQEVKLAQTLAKTPKAAAKSRDITGGLPRVSELFEARRPKDPAVVAEIDGVVSFGKPSRGKQRIIITADTGQTVEYLIDKNRQILVHNGEFVHAGERLTDGTISGHDILRTLGEKALMYYMVTEIQQVYRRQGVNIADKHIEIIVSQMLRQVKILDSGDTKFIPGDLVSKKEFRKENARIQRLGGQPAIAEPVLVGITRAAVSSDSVISAASFQDTTKVLTEASISAKVDYLEDLKENVIIGRLIPVGTGLYRKEDIEIKVGGEE
- the rpsG gene encoding 30S ribosomal protein S7 — protein: MRRRRAPVREVMPDPIYGSKLVTKFINKLMWDGKKSVAQKIFYNALKLIEEKDKEAKGIDVFNEAIENVKPLLEVKSRRVGGATYQVPVEVRPVRQQSLAIRWIVDAARNRNERTMAERLANELLDAANKRGAAYKKKEDTYKMAEANKAFAHYRW
- the fusA gene encoding elongation factor G, producing MARKTPIEKVRNIGIAAHIDAGKTTTTERILYYTGISHKIGEVHEGAATMDWMDQEKERGITITSAATTCFWKDHQINIIDTPGHVDFTIEVERSMRVLDGAVAVFCAVGGVQPQSETVWRQANKYHVPRIVFVNKMDRIGADFFNVENQIRERLKANPVPIQIPIGAEDNFRGVVDLVEMKGIVWDDETMGAKYEVIDIPEDLKEKAEEYREKLIEAVAETDEELLDKYLGGEELTIEEIKKGIKKGTLDMTITPMLCGSAFKNKGVQTLLDAVVDYLPAPTEVSWIKGIDPKTGEEVSVESTDNGPFAALAFKIMTDPFVGQLSFIRVYRGQIASGSYVLNSTKEKKERVGRLLKMHANKREEIKELPAGEIGAVVGLKYTLTGDTLCDENHPVILEKMEFPEPVISVAVEPKTKADQEKMATALAKLAEEDPSFRVHTDEETGQTIISGMGELHLEIIVDRMKREFKVDAEVGQPQVAYRETIKAPVDQEYKYAKQSGGRGQYGHVFIKLEPQEPGKGYEFVNNITGGVIPKEYIPAVDKGIQEAMQNGVVAGYPVVDVKATLYDGSYHDVDSSEMAFKIAGSMAFKEAAKKANPVLLEPIMKVEVEVPEEYMGDVIGDINRRRGQVQSMEDRAGNKIVTAMVPLAEMFGYSTDLRSFTQGRGTYSMEFDHYEEVPKNVADEIIKKRNG
- a CDS encoding cupin domain-containing protein; amino-acid sequence: MAKVIKTGIRDEKTIKETLQKEGFFNIFTWHDEPHTSYPVHSHPHYEVRWIIDGVLEITQDGKTIRLQPGDRLESEPNTPHSAFTPTGTIYVCASR